The Flavobacterium jumunjinense genome includes a region encoding these proteins:
- the feoB gene encoding ferrous iron transport protein B, whose product MQNATIKVALIGNPNVGKTSVFNQLTGLNQQVGNYPGITVEKKQGICKLSETIKAKIIDLPGTYSLNASSIDENVVIELLLNKKDEDFPDVAIVVTEVENLKRNLLLFTQIKDLEIPTILVINMADRMQLKGIELDIPALEKELNTKIALVSSRKKTGINELKSLIINYNSLSTEPCLNASIIDPEYFDNLRRAFPNQLLYKLWLVITQDVNFLNLERNEIKNSFTKSHSDLKRLQQKETIKRYQFINDTLKIGQKVDKTKATNLRAKLDRILTHKIYGYLIFFGILMLIFQSIFDWSTIPMDFIDETFTSLSTYTKNNIPAGEFTNLLSEGIIPGISGIVIFIPQIAFLFLFISVLEESGYMSRVVFLMDKIMSKFGLSGKSIVPLISGTACAIPAIMGARNIENWKERLITILVTPFTTCSARLPVYSILISLIIPEERVFGFLSLQGLTLMLLYLLGFGMAIVSAMLLNYFLKLNCKSYFVIEMPSYKVPMFKNVALNVIEKTKSFVAGAGKIILALSVILWFLGSHGPSSNFKNAEKIVIQEMTKNKEELSTEAIDNKTNSYKLENSYIGIMGKTIEPVIKPLGYDWKIGIAVVSSFAAREVFVGTLATIYNVGNHGEEEVTIRKRMAAEVHPVTGEKIFNFASGVSLLLFYAFAMQCMSTIAIVKKETNSWKWPLIQFVFMSGFAYLTALIAYQILK is encoded by the coding sequence ATGCAAAACGCTACAATAAAAGTTGCTTTAATTGGAAACCCTAATGTAGGTAAAACTTCTGTTTTTAATCAGCTTACGGGTTTAAATCAACAAGTCGGAAACTATCCTGGAATTACTGTTGAAAAAAAACAAGGTATCTGTAAATTATCCGAAACGATAAAGGCTAAGATTATTGATCTTCCTGGAACCTACAGTTTAAATGCTAGTTCAATTGATGAAAATGTTGTAATTGAATTATTACTCAATAAAAAAGACGAAGACTTTCCCGATGTTGCCATTGTTGTAACCGAAGTAGAAAATTTAAAACGCAATTTACTTTTATTTACACAAATAAAAGATCTTGAGATTCCAACTATACTTGTCATTAATATGGCAGATAGAATGCAATTAAAAGGAATTGAACTCGATATACCTGCTCTTGAAAAAGAGCTAAACACCAAGATTGCGCTTGTTAGTTCTCGAAAAAAGACGGGAATAAATGAACTTAAATCTTTAATAATCAATTATAATTCTCTATCAACGGAACCATGTTTAAACGCATCTATAATTGATCCAGAATATTTTGATAACTTAAGAAGAGCATTTCCAAATCAGCTATTATACAAGCTTTGGCTAGTTATTACACAAGATGTTAACTTTTTAAATTTAGAACGAAATGAAATCAAAAATTCATTTACTAAATCACATAGTGATTTAAAGAGACTACAACAGAAAGAAACTATAAAACGGTATCAGTTCATTAATGATACACTAAAAATTGGACAAAAAGTTGATAAAACTAAAGCTACCAATTTAAGAGCAAAATTAGATAGAATTCTTACTCATAAAATATATGGTTATCTTATCTTTTTCGGGATATTGATGCTTATATTTCAATCTATTTTTGACTGGAGTACTATTCCAATGGATTTTATTGATGAGACATTTACCTCATTAAGTACATATACAAAAAACAACATTCCTGCTGGAGAATTTACTAATCTTTTGAGTGAAGGAATAATACCTGGAATTAGCGGAATAGTGATTTTTATTCCTCAAATTGCATTTCTATTCTTATTTATATCAGTTTTAGAAGAAAGTGGCTATATGAGTCGTGTTGTTTTTCTAATGGATAAAATAATGAGTAAATTCGGATTATCTGGAAAAAGTATTGTCCCTTTAATTTCTGGAACTGCTTGTGCTATTCCAGCGATTATGGGTGCTCGAAATATTGAAAATTGGAAAGAACGATTAATAACCATTTTAGTTACTCCTTTCACAACTTGTTCTGCAAGACTTCCTGTTTACTCAATTCTAATCTCATTAATCATACCTGAAGAAAGAGTTTTTGGTTTTTTAAGTTTACAAGGACTAACATTAATGCTATTGTATCTTTTAGGTTTTGGTATGGCTATAGTTTCGGCAATGCTTTTAAATTATTTTCTAAAATTAAATTGCAAATCTTATTTTGTTATAGAGATGCCTTCTTATAAAGTGCCAATGTTTAAAAACGTAGCGCTAAATGTTATTGAAAAAACTAAATCATTTGTTGCTGGTGCTGGGAAAATTATTTTGGCTTTATCCGTTATTCTCTGGTTCTTAGGTTCGCATGGACCAAGTTCTAATTTTAAAAATGCAGAAAAGATAGTCATTCAGGAAATGACTAAAAACAAAGAAGAACTTTCTACTGAAGCTATTGATAATAAAACAAATAGTTATAAACTAGAAAATTCATATATAGGTATAATGGGTAAAACCATCGAACCTGTAATTAAACCATTGGGTTATGATTGGAAAATAGGTATTGCAGTTGTTAGTTCATTTGCTGCAAGAGAAGTTTTTGTTGGAACATTAGCAACAATATATAATGTTGGAAATCATGGCGAAGAAGAAGTGACTATTAGAAAAAGAATGGCTGCTGAAGTACATCCTGTAACTGGTGAAAAAATATTCAATTTTGCTTCGGGCGTTTCATTATTGTTATTTTATGCTTTCGCAATGCAATGCATGTCGACAATAGCTATTGTTAAAAAAGAAACTAATTCTTGGAAATGGCCATTAATTCAATTTGTTTTTATGAGTGGTTTTGCCTATTTAACAGCTTTAATTGCTTATCAAATTTTAAAATAA
- a CDS encoding FeoA family protein yields MKKILSDLKIGEKGYIDEINIDEIPLKLLEMGCLPGNLVELIQIAPLGDPYYFNINDSHVAIRKETANEIIIITENAI; encoded by the coding sequence TTGAAAAAAATATTATCAGATTTAAAAATTGGTGAAAAGGGATACATTGATGAAATTAACATTGATGAAATTCCTCTGAAATTATTAGAAATGGGCTGTCTACCTGGAAATTTGGTTGAACTTATTCAAATTGCCCCTTTAGGCGATCCTTATTATTTTAATATTAATGATTCTCATGTAGCTATTCGAAAAGAAACAGCAAATGAAATTATTATAATTACCGAAAACGCTATTTAA
- a CDS encoding SCO family protein, giving the protein MRIENKKHIGFIIVFAFILTSIFVGIYTLLKPQKKLRIYNPRDVNPELVDTTVQHIGYNHIIPDFEFTNQNGKLISQKDYEGKIYVADFFFTTCPTICPIMTDNMVWLQDKIKNNPKVMLLSHSVTPDIDSVSVLKKYAIEKGVIDSKWNLVTGNKKDIYYIARKSYLAVKTGKPEEMYDMVHTENFILIDQKRRIRGFYDGTNLEEVKKLYEDILYLSE; this is encoded by the coding sequence ATGAGAATAGAAAATAAAAAACATATTGGTTTTATTATTGTATTTGCCTTCATTTTAACCAGCATATTCGTAGGGATTTATACACTCTTAAAACCTCAGAAAAAGTTACGTATTTACAACCCAAGAGATGTGAATCCTGAATTAGTTGACACTACTGTTCAACATATTGGCTACAATCATATAATTCCAGATTTTGAGTTTACCAACCAAAACGGGAAACTCATTTCTCAAAAAGACTATGAAGGTAAAATATATGTTGCTGATTTTTTCTTTACTACTTGTCCAACAATTTGTCCAATTATGACGGACAATATGGTTTGGCTTCAAGATAAAATAAAAAACAACCCTAAAGTAATGTTACTTTCCCACTCTGTAACACCTGATATTGATAGTGTTTCGGTACTAAAAAAATATGCCATAGAAAAAGGAGTTATTGATTCTAAATGGAACTTGGTTACTGGAAACAAAAAAGACATTTATTATATAGCCCGAAAATCATATTTAGCTGTTAAAACCGGTAAACCAGAAGAGATGTATGATATGGTTCATACTGAGAATTTCATTTTAATTGACCAAAAAAGAAGAATTAGAGGCTTTTATGATGGAACGAACCTAGAAGAGGTGAAAAAGCTCTATGAAGACATTCTATACTTATCTGAGTAA
- a CDS encoding T9SS type A sorting domain-containing protein encodes MMKKTYILLLLTSFCSFSQFNSSAPWNINNESAKSGEMTINEEVTLFNQYWSNKDKNVKGSGHKPFMRWENYWRNNTNDQGYLITPQEINNAFQQKQQAKLNKSATSLPPSNWQPVGPFTHTNSGSWSSGQGRVNVVYVDPSNANTMYIGTPAGGIWKSVDAGVNWLPLSDDLPQIGVSGIVVDHTNSNVIYIATGDKDAGDTYSVGVMKSTDGGATWNTTGLSFLNTSTRAGDIIMHPTNNQILLCATSQGIFKTTDAGVTWTNVQSGNFAQGSIRFNTLLINNIYAVSNNRFYKSTDTGSTFTSTATGLPPPTTSNPTRMIMEITPANYRYIYILAYSSNKTTLNGLVGLYRSIDGGDSFELKSDTNTASPTDFLESRQGYYDLALGVSPTNAQVVYTGCLNLWKSTTGGGAFTKINDWNQPTTNQYTHADIHYLGFHGNKLFCGSDGGVYVSTDNAASFTDLTASAQISQFYRVSVSKQTSANMVGGLQDNGGHAYSNGLWKNYYGADGMDTGVDPTNQNLYYGFIQYGGGLYGSTNAGNSRNIYVGAPSAETGANDDGGNWITPLKINSIGEVFAGYGNLYKLSGSSWVQQSNAAIGTGDIEYIEVAPSNDNIMYVANGNQLYKSSNKGVANSLSYTASSAITSIEAHHSDVNIVYITTSGTGGEVLKSTDGGTNFTSISTGLPNIAKNIIIHQGQNSDNPLYVGTSLGVYYRDDSMAQWEPFDTNLPNVSVRDLEINLIDSKLIAATYGRGIWQTDIPQDPLSSESFKLTNISIYPNPSRGLFTIALGDVQPNLIEVYDITGKVILSRTNNSITNFETSLDLSSASQGVYFVKIGSDTGTTTKKIIKK; translated from the coding sequence ATGATGAAAAAAACCTACATTTTACTATTATTAACATCATTTTGTAGTTTCTCACAATTTAATTCTTCGGCACCGTGGAATATAAATAATGAGAGTGCAAAATCGGGTGAAATGACAATCAATGAAGAGGTTACTTTATTTAATCAGTATTGGTCAAATAAAGATAAAAACGTTAAAGGATCTGGTCATAAACCATTTATGAGATGGGAAAATTATTGGAGAAATAATACAAATGACCAAGGATATTTAATTACACCTCAAGAAATTAACAATGCTTTTCAACAGAAACAGCAAGCAAAATTAAATAAAAGCGCGACATCATTACCACCAAGTAATTGGCAACCAGTAGGTCCATTTACACATACAAATTCAGGTTCTTGGTCTTCTGGACAAGGAAGAGTTAATGTGGTCTATGTGGATCCTTCGAATGCAAATACTATGTATATAGGTACTCCAGCTGGAGGTATTTGGAAATCGGTAGATGCAGGAGTAAATTGGTTACCGCTTTCTGATGATTTACCGCAAATTGGAGTGTCAGGAATTGTTGTAGATCACACGAATTCTAATGTGATTTACATTGCAACTGGAGATAAGGATGCAGGAGATACTTATTCTGTTGGAGTTATGAAATCTACTGATGGAGGAGCGACATGGAATACTACAGGATTATCCTTTTTAAATACAAGTACAAGAGCAGGAGATATTATTATGCATCCAACAAATAATCAGATATTATTATGTGCAACAAGTCAAGGAATCTTTAAAACAACAGATGCTGGTGTAACATGGACAAATGTGCAATCTGGAAATTTTGCTCAAGGTTCTATAAGGTTCAATACATTACTTATTAATAACATTTATGCTGTATCGAACAATAGGTTTTATAAATCAACAGATACAGGTTCAACATTTACAAGTACTGCGACAGGATTGCCACCACCAACAACTAGTAATCCAACTAGAATGATAATGGAAATAACACCTGCTAACTATAGATATATTTATATTTTAGCATATTCAAGTAATAAAACCACTTTAAATGGACTTGTAGGTCTTTACAGGTCAATTGACGGAGGAGATTCATTTGAATTAAAAAGTGATACAAATACAGCTTCACCTACTGATTTTTTAGAATCTCGCCAAGGTTATTATGATTTGGCACTAGGAGTATCCCCAACAAATGCACAAGTGGTATATACAGGTTGTTTAAATCTTTGGAAATCTACTACAGGTGGAGGAGCTTTTACAAAAATTAATGATTGGAATCAGCCTACGACAAATCAATACACACATGCAGATATTCACTATTTAGGTTTTCATGGAAATAAATTGTTTTGTGGAAGCGACGGAGGTGTATATGTTTCTACCGATAATGCAGCGAGTTTTACAGATTTAACAGCGAGTGCACAAATAAGTCAATTCTACAGAGTTTCTGTATCAAAACAAACTTCTGCGAATATGGTAGGAGGTCTACAAGATAATGGTGGACATGCTTATAGTAATGGGCTTTGGAAAAATTATTATGGCGCGGATGGTATGGATACAGGAGTTGATCCAACAAATCAAAATTTATATTATGGTTTTATTCAATATGGAGGAGGACTGTACGGTTCTACAAATGCTGGAAATAGTAGAAATATCTATGTAGGAGCACCGTCAGCTGAAACAGGAGCAAATGATGATGGAGGAAATTGGATTACACCATTAAAAATTAATAGTATTGGTGAAGTTTTTGCTGGATATGGAAACTTATATAAACTAAGTGGAAGTAGCTGGGTACAACAAAGTAATGCTGCAATTGGAACAGGAGATATTGAGTATATTGAAGTTGCTCCTTCTAATGATAATATAATGTATGTTGCTAATGGTAATCAGCTATATAAAAGTTCTAATAAAGGAGTAGCTAACTCCTTGTCTTATACAGCATCTAGTGCTATTACTTCAATAGAAGCACATCATTCGGATGTAAATATTGTATATATAACAACAAGTGGAACAGGTGGGGAAGTTTTAAAGTCTACAGATGGCGGAACTAACTTTACTAGTATTTCTACAGGATTACCAAACATTGCTAAAAATATAATTATTCATCAAGGTCAAAACAGCGATAACCCTTTATATGTAGGGACAAGTTTAGGTGTTTACTATAGAGATGATTCAATGGCACAATGGGAACCTTTTGACACAAACTTACCAAATGTATCTGTGAGAGATTTAGAAATCAATTTAATAGATTCTAAATTAATTGCTGCAACTTATGGAAGAGGTATTTGGCAAACAGATATTCCTCAAGATCCATTATCTAGTGAAAGTTTCAAATTAACGAATATTAGTATTTATCCTAATCCATCAAGAGGGTTGTTTACAATTGCTCTTGGAGATGTCCAACCTAATTTAATTGAGGTATACGACATCACAGGAAAAGTTATTCTTTCGAGAACGAATAATAGTATTACTAATTTCGAAACAAGTTTAGATTTGAGTTCTGCATCACAAGGAGTTTATTTTGTTAAAATAGGTTCTGATACAGGAACAACTACTAAGAAAATTATTAAAAAATAA
- a CDS encoding M4 family metallopeptidase has product MRLNSIQTLFLLINLTLFSQNKTVQKKIYFNSENISSKGAITIFSKEYNFVGDYGFIPQYSNTDRKGTTHQKFQQYYKGLKVEFGTVIVHSKKDKVFFINGELYNANDVSIVPERTANECFQFAIKRVNASSYLWENEMQSKLMDYRKPEGELVLIPNLKKGIVNLAYKYDIYATNPISREEIYIDANTGEVLFLNKIIKHANELISDSDIQKQREKLENKILYATGSADTRYSGTKEIETTFDGINYVLKDQTRGFGVHTFNCENTSSYQNVDFTDNDNNWSAAEYDNLAKDNGALDAHWGAATTYDFWLNIFGRNSFDDNGARIRSYVHFGNNYNNATWNGAVMTYGDGNSFDILTSIDVCGHEIGHAVCTYTANLVYQNESGAMNEGFSDIWGACIEHYGRTGGLQNPIPNNVWQIGEDISSTPLRSMSDPNSVNDPDTYLGTNWYSGTADSGGVHTNSSVLNHWFYILTVGESGTNNAPDPDTYNVIGIGMEKASEIAYLAERDYLTPNSTYEDARNATIEVVSSIYCSNSPEAIAVTNAWYAVNVGEEFIAVPDDIALLSIESLNNIPCSSNSITRELTLRNQGLNTVTSATISYVLNGSSPVTSTWNGNLAPCTETNHSITINGLTRGAHTLEVTTTIINDGRAENNRRIVLFLINDEGVINQINSFTDISDALISYDSESITSQWVRGERAGDAMETNGNIVYTTNLTANYPNNVKSYLVSQCYNLTTVSDPVISFSMQYDLEVNWDIVYVEYSTDFGANWQVLGEMTTNWYNSDRTPQTTGSDCNNCKGAQWTGSETNNTTYSYPLSNLSTQTNVVFRIVFHSDQAINQLGVNIDDFVISGALSNESFNTNTISIYPNPSKGIFTVSSNTIKLNTIEVFDGLGKLLFSENEGLKNATETNIDLTGMSSGIYFIKVNSENGIFSKRIVKE; this is encoded by the coding sequence ATGAGATTAAATAGTATTCAAACACTTTTTTTGCTTATTAACCTTACATTGTTCTCTCAAAATAAAACAGTTCAAAAAAAGATCTATTTTAATTCTGAAAATATTTCATCTAAAGGAGCTATAACAATTTTTTCAAAAGAGTATAATTTTGTAGGAGATTATGGGTTTATTCCTCAATATTCAAATACTGATAGAAAAGGAACTACTCATCAAAAATTTCAACAATATTATAAAGGGTTAAAAGTAGAATTTGGAACAGTAATAGTACATTCAAAAAAAGATAAAGTTTTCTTTATTAATGGTGAATTGTATAATGCTAATGATGTTTCGATAGTTCCAGAAAGAACTGCAAATGAATGTTTTCAATTCGCAATAAAAAGAGTAAATGCGAGCTCTTATTTATGGGAAAACGAGATGCAATCTAAGTTAATGGATTATAGAAAACCAGAAGGTGAATTGGTTTTAATTCCGAACCTTAAAAAAGGAATAGTTAATCTAGCCTACAAATACGATATATATGCAACTAATCCAATTTCAAGAGAAGAAATATATATTGATGCAAATACTGGAGAAGTATTATTCTTAAATAAAATCATTAAACACGCAAATGAATTAATTTCAGATAGTGATATTCAAAAACAAAGAGAGAAATTAGAAAACAAAATACTTTATGCAACAGGATCTGCAGATACAAGATATAGTGGAACAAAGGAAATTGAGACAACCTTCGATGGTATTAATTATGTTTTAAAGGATCAAACTAGAGGGTTTGGGGTACATACATTTAATTGTGAAAATACATCTTCTTATCAAAATGTAGATTTTACAGATAATGATAATAATTGGTCTGCAGCAGAATATGATAATCTAGCAAAAGATAATGGAGCGCTTGATGCACATTGGGGAGCAGCAACTACATATGATTTTTGGTTAAATATTTTCGGAAGGAATAGTTTTGATGATAATGGAGCAAGGATTAGAAGCTATGTTCATTTTGGAAATAATTATAACAATGCTACTTGGAATGGTGCTGTTATGACTTATGGAGATGGAAATAGTTTTGATATTTTAACCTCAATTGATGTGTGTGGACATGAAATTGGACATGCTGTTTGTACTTATACGGCTAATTTAGTATATCAAAATGAGTCTGGAGCCATGAATGAAGGGTTTTCGGATATTTGGGGAGCATGTATTGAACATTATGGAAGAACTGGTGGACTTCAGAATCCTATTCCTAATAATGTTTGGCAAATAGGAGAAGATATTTCTAGTACTCCACTACGCTCAATGAGTGATCCTAATTCGGTTAACGACCCAGACACTTATTTAGGAACTAATTGGTATTCTGGAACAGCAGATAGTGGAGGGGTTCATACCAATTCAAGTGTGTTGAATCATTGGTTTTATATTCTTACAGTTGGAGAATCTGGAACAAATAATGCACCAGATCCTGATACTTATAATGTAATTGGTATAGGTATGGAAAAAGCTTCAGAAATTGCCTATTTAGCAGAGAGAGATTATCTTACTCCTAATTCTACCTATGAAGATGCAAGAAATGCAACAATTGAGGTTGTAAGTTCTATTTATTGTTCAAATAGTCCAGAGGCAATTGCTGTAACAAATGCATGGTACGCAGTAAATGTCGGAGAAGAATTTATAGCAGTTCCTGACGATATTGCTTTGTTATCAATAGAAAGTTTAAATAATATTCCTTGTTCATCTAATTCAATAACTAGAGAATTAACTTTAAGAAACCAAGGTTTGAACACAGTTACATCAGCAACTATTTCATACGTTTTAAACGGAAGTTCACCAGTAACTTCTACTTGGAACGGGAATTTAGCACCTTGTACAGAAACGAATCATTCAATAACAATAAATGGGTTAACGAGAGGAGCTCACACACTGGAAGTAACTACGACAATTATTAATGATGGTAGAGCTGAAAATAATAGACGAATTGTTTTATTTTTGATAAATGATGAAGGAGTAATAAATCAAATAAATTCATTTACAGATATTTCAGATGCCTTAATTTCATACGATTCGGAATCTATAACTTCCCAATGGGTTAGGGGAGAAAGAGCGGGTGATGCAATGGAGACAAATGGGAATATTGTTTATACTACCAATCTAACAGCAAACTATCCTAATAATGTAAAATCGTATTTAGTTTCTCAATGTTATAATTTAACGACTGTTTCAGATCCTGTAATCAGTTTCTCAATGCAATATGATTTAGAAGTAAACTGGGATATTGTTTATGTAGAATATTCAACAGACTTTGGAGCGAACTGGCAAGTGCTTGGTGAAATGACAACTAATTGGTATAATAGCGATAGAACACCACAAACTACAGGATCAGATTGTAATAATTGTAAAGGAGCACAGTGGACAGGTTCAGAAACAAATAATACAACTTATTCTTACCCGTTAAGTAATTTAAGTACTCAAACAAATGTTGTTTTTAGAATCGTTTTTCATTCAGACCAAGCCATAAATCAATTAGGAGTAAATATTGATGATTTTGTAATCAGTGGAGCTTTATCAAATGAAAGTTTCAATACCAATACGATATCTATTTATCCCAATCCTTCTAAAGGAATTTTTACTGTTTCGTCTAACACTATAAAATTAAACACGATTGAAGTATTTGATGGTTTAGGAAAGCTTTTGTTTTCTGAAAACGAGGGTTTAAAAAATGCGACAGAAACAAATATAGATTTAACAGGAATGTCTTCAGGAATCTATTTTATTAAAGTTAATTCTGAAAACGGAATTTTTTCTAAAAGAATTGTTAAAGAATAG
- a CDS encoding M13 family metallopeptidase: MKNYIFKGSICFLFLASLFNSCKPTQPTKKVPVGINTNHMDKSVRPADDFFRFVNGKWLDNTEIPADRTRWGSFDELRKKTDQDVMLILKKALVDRTIDPNSDQGKAISLYKSILDTETRNKQGITPLKPYLEKIEAIENSKDLVAFITEMEKEGGLGFFGTYVGTDAKNSTRNVVYLGTGSLGLPDRDYYTSDSADNKEKREKYVEHVSKMLLFLGQTEEQAKTNADAILALETKMSESTFDRVERRDRRKSYNPMTMKELNKLVPAVAWENYFEEIGVGKLDTIIVSQPKYMSTLQEIIKKNDVATWKEYMKWTLLRQTSGLLSTEVGDANWEFYGKTLTGAVRQRPEDERALQTVNGTLGEALGKLYVAEKFPAEAKEKAQAMIANVFKAFENRIDNLPWMTKETKENAKLKLRKSRVKIGYPDKWKDYSQLEITAPNEGGTYFENMKNASIWATRENIEKLGKPVDKEEWGMSPQTVNAYFNPSYNEIVFPAAILQPPFYDYKADEAVNYGGIGAVIGHEISHGFDDSGSRYDSDGNLVNWWSDQDLSQFTGLGTALADQYSSLQPLPGIFVDGKFTLGENIGDLGGVNAAYDGLQIYLKENGNPGLIDGFTPEQRFFISWSTIWRSKMRDEAIKNQVKTDPHSPGMYRAYVPLQNVDAFYEAFSIKEGDGMYIAPEKRVKIW; the protein is encoded by the coding sequence ATGAAAAATTATATTTTTAAAGGAAGCATATGCTTCCTTTTTTTAGCTTCCTTGTTTAATTCCTGTAAACCAACTCAGCCTACTAAAAAGGTGCCAGTGGGAATAAACACTAATCATATGGACAAATCAGTGCGCCCAGCAGATGATTTCTTCAGATTCGTAAATGGTAAATGGTTAGACAATACTGAAATCCCAGCAGATAGAACAAGATGGGGAAGTTTTGATGAACTTCGTAAGAAAACAGATCAAGATGTAATGCTAATTCTTAAAAAAGCATTAGTAGATAGAACAATAGATCCAAATTCTGATCAAGGGAAAGCAATTAGTCTTTATAAATCAATATTAGATACAGAAACTAGAAACAAGCAAGGAATCACTCCATTAAAACCATATCTAGAGAAAATTGAAGCGATAGAAAACTCAAAAGATTTAGTCGCTTTTATAACAGAAATGGAAAAAGAAGGTGGACTTGGTTTCTTTGGAACTTATGTTGGAACAGATGCTAAAAACAGTACTAGAAATGTAGTGTATTTAGGAACAGGAAGCTTAGGTTTGCCAGACAGAGATTATTATACTTCTGATTCTGCCGATAATAAAGAAAAAAGAGAAAAATATGTTGAGCACGTTTCTAAAATGTTATTGTTTTTAGGGCAAACTGAAGAGCAAGCAAAAACAAACGCAGATGCGATTTTAGCATTAGAAACAAAAATGTCTGAATCAACTTTTGATAGAGTTGAAAGAAGAGATAGAAGAAAGTCATACAATCCAATGACAATGAAAGAGCTAAATAAATTAGTTCCTGCTGTTGCTTGGGAGAATTATTTTGAAGAGATTGGTGTTGGAAAATTAGATACTATCATTGTTTCTCAACCAAAATATATGTCAACACTTCAAGAAATCATCAAAAAAAATGATGTTGCTACTTGGAAAGAATATATGAAATGGACACTATTACGTCAAACTTCTGGCTTATTAAGTACAGAAGTTGGTGATGCTAATTGGGAATTTTATGGAAAAACATTAACAGGAGCAGTAAGGCAACGTCCAGAAGATGAAAGAGCTTTGCAAACCGTTAATGGAACACTTGGAGAAGCCTTAGGGAAACTATATGTTGCTGAAAAATTTCCTGCAGAAGCGAAAGAAAAAGCACAAGCAATGATTGCAAATGTTTTTAAGGCTTTTGAAAACAGAATTGATAATTTACCTTGGATGACAAAAGAGACTAAGGAAAATGCAAAATTGAAATTACGTAAATCAAGAGTTAAAATTGGTTATCCAGACAAATGGAAAGATTATTCTCAATTAGAAATTACAGCTCCTAATGAAGGAGGAACTTATTTCGAAAACATGAAGAATGCTTCTATTTGGGCAACTAGAGAAAACATTGAAAAATTAGGTAAACCGGTCGATAAAGAAGAATGGGGAATGTCACCACAAACGGTAAATGCTTACTTTAACCCTTCTTATAATGAGATTGTATTTCCAGCAGCTATCTTGCAACCACCTTTCTACGATTATAAAGCAGACGAAGCTGTAAATTATGGTGGAATTGGAGCAGTAATCGGACATGAAATTTCTCATGGTTTTGATGATTCTGGATCAAGATATGATTCTGATGGGAATTTAGTAAATTGGTGGAGTGATCAAGATTTGTCTCAATTTACAGGTTTAGGAACTGCTTTGGCAGATCAATATTCAAGCTTACAACCTTTACCAGGTATATTTGTAGATGGTAAATTTACATTAGGTGAAAACATTGGTGATTTAGGTGGTGTTAATGCTGCTTATGATGGATTACAGATTTATTTAAAAGAAAATGGTAACCCAGGTTTAATTGATGGGTTTACGCCAGAACAACGTTTCTTTATTTCTTGGTCAACTATTTGGAGAAGTAAAATGCGTGATGAAGCAATTAAAAACCAAGTAAAAACAGATCCACATTCACCAGGAATGTATCGTGCTTATGTACCTTTACAAAATGTTGATGCATTCTATGAAGCATTTAGCATTAAAGAAGGTGACGGAATGTATATAGCTCCAGAGAAAAGAGTTAAAATTTGGTAA